A genomic segment from Barrientosiimonas humi encodes:
- a CDS encoding Nif3-like dinuclear metal center hexameric protein — protein sequence MAVLDQLYPQQTAQSWDQVGLVSGDPEQPVQRIMLAVDPTLAVIEDARAAGVDLLITHHPLLLRGVHSVATTSAKGAAVTALVVADLALYVAHTNADVADPGVNHALADAAGVVAGEPLTYEDDQPLGIVGDLREPLSLKAFAEQLAGRLPAAPVGLRVAGDPDATVRRVAVHGGAGDGAFDAVRASGADVYVTADLRHHPALEAREEARGGTPFLIDAGHWATEWLWLEGARERIAGALGAAADSVEIEVSQRRTDPWDFLVPSGDPRTTRDDQTGGPR from the coding sequence GTGGCCGTCCTGGACCAGCTCTACCCGCAGCAGACCGCCCAGTCGTGGGACCAGGTGGGTCTGGTGAGCGGCGACCCGGAGCAGCCGGTGCAGCGCATCATGCTCGCGGTCGACCCGACCCTGGCGGTCATCGAGGACGCCCGCGCGGCCGGCGTCGACCTGCTGATCACCCACCACCCGCTGCTGCTCCGCGGCGTGCACTCGGTGGCGACGACCTCGGCCAAGGGCGCGGCGGTGACGGCGCTCGTGGTGGCCGACCTGGCGCTGTACGTCGCGCACACCAACGCCGACGTGGCCGACCCGGGGGTGAACCACGCCCTCGCCGACGCCGCGGGCGTCGTGGCCGGCGAGCCGCTGACGTACGAGGACGACCAGCCGCTGGGCATCGTGGGTGACTTGCGAGAACCGTTGAGCCTCAAGGCTTTTGCCGAGCAGCTCGCCGGACGGCTCCCGGCCGCGCCGGTGGGTCTGCGCGTTGCCGGCGACCCCGACGCGACCGTGCGGCGGGTGGCGGTGCACGGGGGCGCGGGCGACGGTGCCTTCGACGCCGTACGCGCGAGCGGGGCGGACGTCTACGTCACCGCCGACCTGCGCCACCACCCCGCGCTCGAGGCGCGGGAGGAGGCCCGGGGCGGGACGCCGTTCCTGATCGACGCCGGCCACTGGGCCACCGAGTGGCTGTGGCTGGAGGGCGCCCGTGAGCGGATCGCCGGTGCGCTCGGCGCCGCGGCGGATAGCGTGGAGATCGAGGTGTCGCAGCGCCGCACCGACCCGTGGGACTTCCTCGTGCCGAGCGGCGATCCCCGGACGACCCGAGACGACCAGACCGGAGGCCCCCGCTGA
- a CDS encoding 4a-hydroxytetrahydrobiopterin dehydratase: protein MDLLRGEQIAAAGLADWRKLAQGLHARYLVADFGTGVRFLAAVGKVGDTVGHHPKVAMGPGHVDLELVSDDAVYRADDGTEHVVEWVTQQDVDLARRISQLAADQGLAPDPAAVSEAELGLDTAAAATVAPVWAALLTGDADAQGRGTPGEEVRDATGRVPNLWFGDLEEGGSADARFHVEVYVAPETARSRIDAAVAAGGTVVDDSDGLTVIADQDGNRGVLCVDQSAVPTD from the coding sequence ATGGACCTGCTTCGGGGTGAACAGATCGCGGCCGCCGGCCTCGCCGACTGGCGCAAGCTGGCGCAGGGTCTGCACGCGCGGTATCTCGTCGCCGACTTCGGGACCGGTGTCCGGTTCCTCGCGGCGGTGGGCAAGGTCGGCGACACGGTGGGCCACCACCCGAAGGTCGCGATGGGCCCGGGGCACGTCGACCTGGAGCTGGTCAGCGACGACGCGGTCTACCGCGCGGACGACGGCACCGAGCACGTCGTCGAGTGGGTGACCCAGCAGGACGTCGACCTCGCCCGGCGCATCTCTCAGCTCGCCGCCGACCAGGGGCTGGCGCCCGACCCGGCCGCGGTGAGCGAGGCCGAGCTCGGGCTCGACACGGCCGCCGCCGCGACCGTCGCCCCGGTCTGGGCGGCGCTGCTGACCGGCGACGCCGACGCCCAGGGGAGGGGGACGCCGGGCGAGGAGGTGCGCGACGCCACCGGGCGGGTGCCCAACCTGTGGTTCGGCGACCTCGAGGAGGGCGGGTCGGCGGACGCGCGGTTCCACGTCGAGGTCTACGTCGCGCCCGAGACCGCGCGGTCGCGCATCGACGCCGCCGTCGCCGCGGGCGGCACGGTCGTCGACGACAGCGACGGTCTCACCGTGATCGCCGACCAGGACGGCAACCGGGGAGTGCTCTGCGTCGATCAGTCCGCCGTGCCGACGGACTGA